The following proteins are encoded in a genomic region of Pseudomonas saponiphila:
- a CDS encoding isochorismatase family protein, with product MNSQTMKTASFDVDAQKSFTPLCPDELPVAEGDRIGGELNFMATLASLRIGSKDAHSPQAPWVVAEHAQMLQPSGLEHADLTWVSHCVPGTAGFTLLDELPTPYDYDYFVWKGVEPDLHPYGACYHDLHGKLSTGVIEYLNSQGVQQVIVGGLALDFCVKTTALQLAAAGFKVIIHLPACRAISAEGATQAIADMQQAGIAVAATREETARLAKA from the coding sequence ATGAACAGCCAAACGATGAAGACCGCTTCCTTCGATGTCGATGCGCAAAAGAGCTTCACCCCGCTGTGCCCGGACGAGCTGCCCGTGGCCGAAGGCGACCGCATCGGTGGCGAACTGAATTTCATGGCGACCCTGGCCAGCCTGCGCATTGGCAGCAAGGACGCCCACAGCCCCCAGGCGCCCTGGGTGGTGGCCGAGCACGCACAGATGCTCCAGCCCTCCGGCCTGGAACACGCCGACCTGACCTGGGTCAGCCACTGCGTACCGGGCACCGCGGGCTTCACCTTGCTGGACGAATTGCCCACGCCCTATGACTACGACTACTTCGTGTGGAAGGGCGTGGAACCGGACCTACACCCCTACGGCGCCTGCTACCACGACCTGCACGGCAAGCTCTCTACCGGGGTCATCGAGTACCTCAACAGCCAGGGCGTGCAACAGGTCATCGTCGGCGGCCTGGCCCTGGATTTCTGCGTCAAGACCACCGCCCTGCAGCTGGCCGCCGCCGGTTTCAAGGTGATCATCCACCTGCCGGCATGCCGGGCCATCAGCGCCGAGGGCGCTACCCAGGCCATTGCCGACATGCAACAAGCGGGCATCGCGGTTGCCGCGACCCGCGAAGAAACCGCCAGACTGGCCAAGGCTTGA
- a CDS encoding GFA family protein translates to MSETIYQGGCLCGQIRFEAQGPAANPHTCSCELCQRHSGALTVAWVEFPRERVTWTGPGGAPATFRSSDYSSRAFCRECGSTLGAVDDEPSIALLLGCFDENRDPALMPTSHSFSDRWPEGWQPVPTIQDKDRQHE, encoded by the coding sequence ATGAGCGAAACGATCTACCAAGGCGGCTGCCTGTGCGGGCAGATCCGCTTCGAGGCTCAGGGACCGGCCGCCAATCCTCACACCTGCTCGTGCGAACTGTGCCAGCGGCACAGCGGTGCGCTGACTGTGGCGTGGGTCGAGTTCCCCCGCGAGCGGGTGACCTGGACCGGCCCCGGCGGCGCACCAGCAACCTTCAGATCGTCGGACTATTCGAGCCGGGCGTTCTGTCGGGAATGCGGCAGCACGCTGGGGGCTGTCGATGACGAGCCGAGCATTGCCCTGCTGCTGGGCTGCTTCGATGAAAACCGTGACCCGGCCCTGATGCCGACCAGCCATTCGTTCAGCGACCGCTGGCCCGAGGGCTGGCAGCCTGTGCCGACGATCCAAGACAAAGACAGACAACATGAGTGA
- a CDS encoding NUDIX hydrolase → MSSTPDNQCLLQTPYFKVVRENGYFIIKEAQAINGVVAVPTLADGRLMLVELKRRAIGGQSIEFPRGAIDAGESACDAAVRELLEETGRQASSVRQLGLLHSNTSLIASAVAVCQVQVTEQQSAATDGEVDHVLWVSRQELLAMIAAGRITDAHTLSAAMMLLAAESA, encoded by the coding sequence ATGAGTTCCACCCCCGACAACCAATGCCTGCTGCAAACCCCCTACTTCAAGGTGGTCCGCGAAAACGGCTACTTCATCATCAAGGAAGCCCAGGCGATCAACGGCGTGGTGGCCGTGCCAACCCTGGCCGATGGCCGGCTGATGCTGGTCGAGCTCAAGCGCCGGGCCATTGGCGGCCAGTCCATCGAGTTTCCCCGGGGCGCCATCGATGCCGGGGAAAGCGCCTGTGACGCCGCGGTCCGGGAGCTGCTGGAAGAAACCGGCCGGCAGGCTTCGTCCGTGCGCCAGCTGGGCTTGCTGCACAGCAATACCTCGCTGATCGCCAGCGCGGTGGCGGTGTGTCAGGTGCAGGTCACCGAGCAGCAGAGCGCCGCCACCGACGGCGAGGTGGACCATGTGCTGTGGGTCAGCCGCCAGGAGCTGCTGGCGATGATCGCCGCTGGCCGGATCACCGACGCTCATACCTTGTCGGCGGCGATGATGCTGCTAGCCGCAGAGTCGGCCTGA
- a CDS encoding sensor domain-containing diguanylate cyclase — protein sequence MPKRMDFSELHWLLAVVQSIDVGIVVLDLECQVQVWNSFMENRSGVPSKQAIDQSFFALFPEVERPWFRRKVSRVVALGTPAFTIWKQRPYLVRFKNYQPITGQGEFMYQNTTLLPLRSSNSEIHHVCLVIYDVTDVAINSLALQQANRQLQHLSRIDHLTQLFNRGHWEQRLEFEYSRHGSAIALLMLDIDHFKSINDRHGHQAGDAVIQRVSQLIHEHVRDSDVAGRYGGEEFAILLPHTDLTGAQTLAERLRQSVEQQEVIHNGQAIAFTISLGIACLDRPARDHRCLIEWADQALYASKHAGRNRVSTYAP from the coding sequence ATGCCCAAGCGAATGGATTTCAGTGAGCTGCACTGGTTGCTGGCGGTGGTCCAAAGCATCGACGTGGGGATCGTGGTGCTCGACCTCGAATGCCAGGTCCAGGTGTGGAACAGCTTCATGGAAAACCGTTCCGGCGTGCCCTCCAAACAGGCCATCGACCAGTCGTTCTTCGCGCTGTTCCCCGAGGTCGAGCGGCCCTGGTTCCGCCGCAAGGTGAGTCGCGTGGTGGCCCTGGGCACCCCCGCCTTCACCATCTGGAAACAACGGCCGTACCTGGTGCGTTTCAAGAACTACCAACCGATCACCGGCCAGGGCGAGTTCATGTACCAGAACACCACCCTGCTGCCGCTGCGTTCGTCCAACAGCGAGATCCACCACGTCTGCCTGGTGATCTACGACGTCACCGACGTGGCGATCAACAGCCTGGCGCTGCAGCAGGCCAACCGGCAGTTGCAGCACCTGTCGCGCATCGATCACCTGACCCAACTGTTCAACCGCGGTCACTGGGAGCAGCGCCTGGAATTCGAATACAGCCGCCACGGCAGCGCCATCGCCCTGCTGATGCTGGACATCGACCACTTCAAGTCGATCAACGATCGCCATGGGCACCAGGCCGGGGACGCGGTGATTCAGCGTGTCTCGCAACTGATCCACGAGCACGTGCGCGACAGCGACGTGGCCGGGCGCTATGGCGGCGAGGAATTCGCCATCCTCCTGCCCCACACCGACCTGACCGGAGCCCAGACCCTGGCCGAGCGCCTGCGCCAGTCGGTGGAGCAGCAGGAGGTGATCCACAACGGCCAGGCCATTGCCTTCACCATCAGCCTGGGCATCGCCTGCCTCGACCGCCCGGCCCGGGATCACCGCTGCCTGATCGAATGGGCCGACCAGGCGCTGTACGCCTCCAAGCACGCCGGGCGCAATCGGGTCAGCACCTACGCGCCTTGA
- a CDS encoding adenylyltransferase/cytidyltransferase family protein: MFELALYGGAFNPPHAGHAQVMLEAARHARRVLVVPSFRHPDGKRMADFEQRASWLQAITAHLQPECSAELAVSRLERQLALADPGPVYSFNLLQRLADDLALDGKRIALVVGEDVARQLPRFHRGKELLQRFSILCIEEQPGVRSSVLRQCLARGETPPKQWLAPGMNPLNYGLYAVHGS, translated from the coding sequence ATGTTTGAACTGGCCCTCTATGGCGGTGCCTTCAACCCGCCCCACGCCGGACACGCCCAGGTAATGCTCGAAGCCGCGCGCCACGCCCGCCGGGTCCTGGTGGTGCCCAGCTTCCGCCACCCGGATGGCAAGCGCATGGCGGATTTCGAGCAACGGGCCAGCTGGCTGCAGGCGATCACCGCGCACCTGCAACCCGAGTGCAGCGCCGAACTGGCGGTCAGCCGCCTGGAGCGCCAGCTGGCCCTGGCCGATCCCGGACCGGTCTACAGCTTCAACTTGCTGCAACGCCTGGCCGACGACCTGGCCCTGGACGGCAAGCGCATCGCCCTGGTGGTGGGTGAAGACGTGGCGCGGCAGTTGCCCAGGTTCCATCGCGGCAAGGAGCTGCTGCAACGCTTTTCCATCCTCTGTATCGAGGAGCAGCCCGGGGTGCGCAGCAGCGTGTTGCGCCAGTGCCTGGCCCGAGGCGAAACACCGCCCAAACAGTGGCTGGCGCCGGGCATGAATCCGCTAAACTACGGCCTCTACGCCGTCCACGGAAGTTGA
- a CDS encoding aspartate aminotransferase family protein: MTAACLMSTYQPLALSFCKGLGSRLWDQAGREYLDAIAGVAVTAIGHAHPKLVKAISEQAGLLLHSSNLYDIHWQQQLAARLTALAGMDRAFFNNSGAEANETALKLARLHGWHKGIEQPLVVVMGDAFHGRTLGTLAASEGPAVRLNYGRLPGDFLRVPFADLKALEALAAEHGPRICAVLLEPIQGESGIRLAPAGYLKAVRELCTRRNWLLMLDEIQSGVGRTGRWFACQHEGVVPDVMTLAKGLGNGIPIGACLARGKAAQLFTPGSHGSTFGGNPLACRAACTVLEIIEEQHLLANAERQGALLLRRLGEELQGHAQVLEIRGQGLMVGIELRDMPRDLVQIAAREHGLLINVTRGKTIRLLPPLVIDEAEVEEIVQGLRQLLNAA; the protein is encoded by the coding sequence ATGACCGCCGCCTGCCTGATGAGCACCTACCAGCCCCTGGCCCTGAGCTTCTGCAAGGGTTTGGGCAGCCGACTCTGGGACCAGGCCGGTCGCGAATACCTGGACGCCATCGCCGGGGTCGCGGTAACGGCTATCGGCCACGCCCACCCCAAACTGGTCAAGGCCATCAGCGAACAGGCCGGCCTGTTGCTGCACAGCTCCAACCTGTACGACATTCACTGGCAGCAACAGCTGGCAGCCAGACTGACCGCGCTGGCCGGGATGGACCGGGCCTTTTTCAACAACTCGGGCGCCGAGGCCAACGAAACCGCGCTCAAGCTGGCGCGGCTGCACGGCTGGCACAAGGGAATCGAACAGCCCCTGGTGGTGGTCATGGGGGACGCCTTCCATGGTCGTACCCTGGGCACCCTGGCGGCCAGCGAAGGACCCGCCGTGCGCCTGAACTACGGCCGGTTGCCAGGGGATTTTCTCCGGGTGCCCTTCGCTGACCTCAAGGCTCTGGAGGCGCTCGCCGCCGAGCACGGCCCACGCATCTGCGCCGTGTTGCTGGAGCCGATCCAGGGCGAGAGCGGCATCCGCCTGGCGCCCGCCGGCTACCTCAAGGCCGTGCGCGAGCTGTGCACCCGGCGCAACTGGCTGCTGATGCTCGACGAGATCCAGAGTGGCGTCGGCCGTACCGGACGCTGGTTCGCCTGCCAGCACGAAGGCGTGGTGCCGGATGTGATGACCCTGGCCAAGGGCCTGGGCAACGGTATTCCCATCGGCGCCTGCCTGGCCCGGGGCAAGGCCGCGCAACTCTTCACCCCTGGCAGCCACGGCAGCACCTTTGGCGGCAACCCCCTGGCCTGTCGGGCGGCCTGCACCGTGCTGGAGATCATCGAGGAGCAACATCTGCTGGCCAATGCCGAGCGCCAGGGTGCGCTGCTGTTGCGGCGCCTGGGGGAAGAGTTGCAGGGCCATGCCCAGGTCCTGGAGATTCGCGGGCAGGGCCTGATGGTTGGCATCGAGTTGCGCGACATGCCACGGGACCTGGTGCAGATCGCCGCGAGGGAGCACGGTTTGCTGATCAACGTCACCCGCGGCAAGACCATTCGCCTGCTGCCGCCGCTGGTGATCGATGAAGCTGAAGTGGAAGAGATCGTTCAGGGCCTGAGGCAGTTGCTCAACGCTGCTTGA
- a CDS encoding NUDIX hydrolase produces the protein MHDRTTLPSAYLHTIDLCLLRYNRERCELEILLHQRDSEPFAGHWALPGIVVNGDVEDRSLNDAVERLRRSSKVDMPLAWLEQVGTVGDAFRDPRCWSSSTFYLGIVSDPVQPGPQQGFFALGEVASGAFKLPFDHNSLVAQTKERLFSKSLYSSLPLMFLGKEFSAPEAVSIFSRVLQRPVLKTSIRQRLLKMSEAGYLQETGRKKSGDGGRPQATVESLKPTELYLFDRCFLE, from the coding sequence ATGCACGACCGCACCACCCTCCCCAGCGCCTACCTGCACACCATCGACCTGTGCCTGCTGCGCTACAACCGCGAGCGCTGCGAGCTGGAAATTCTCCTTCACCAACGGGACAGCGAGCCTTTCGCCGGGCACTGGGCGCTGCCGGGCATCGTGGTCAACGGCGATGTCGAGGACCGCAGCCTGAATGACGCCGTGGAACGCCTGCGCCGCTCAAGCAAAGTGGACATGCCCCTGGCCTGGCTGGAACAGGTGGGCACCGTGGGCGACGCCTTCCGCGACCCGCGCTGCTGGTCGTCCTCGACCTTCTACCTGGGTATCGTCAGCGACCCGGTGCAGCCGGGTCCGCAGCAGGGTTTCTTTGCCCTTGGCGAGGTGGCCAGCGGCGCCTTCAAGTTGCCGTTCGACCACAACAGCCTGGTGGCCCAAACCAAGGAGCGGCTGTTTTCCAAATCCCTGTACAGCAGCCTGCCGCTGATGTTTCTCGGCAAGGAATTCAGCGCCCCCGAGGCGGTGAGCATCTTCTCCCGGGTGCTGCAACGGCCGGTGCTCAAGACCAGCATCCGCCAGCGCCTGCTGAAGATGAGCGAAGCCGGTTACCTGCAGGAAACCGGGCGCAAGAAAAGCGGCGATGGCGGCCGCCCGCAAGCCACGGTGGAGAGCCTCAAGCCCACCGAGCTGTACCTGTTCGATCGTTGTTTCCTGGAGTAA
- a CDS encoding response regulator, translating into MIPLLVCDDSSMARKQVLQTLPSEWQVSVTQACNGREGLEALRRGLGKVALLDLTMPVMDGYQVLSAVQEEGIDAQIIVISGDVQEEAVRRTRELGALAFLKKPFDPQQLRALLKQLQLLDSPPPKHPIAPSPAPLVTFRDAFRETVNVSMGYAAALIAKVLDVFVHLPIPHVNVLEAGELQMLLADANRARQLTAICQGYIGSGIAGEALLMFYDSEVADIAQLMEQGTDPYQEMEVLIDLSSVLIGACLSSIAEQLDVFFSVGHPQVLGEHTTIDELILLNQQRWNQTQAVEISYSLEEQNIHFDLLLLFTEDSMALLEQKLAYLMS; encoded by the coding sequence ATGATCCCCCTCCTCGTCTGCGATGACTCGAGCATGGCCAGAAAGCAGGTGCTGCAGACCTTGCCCAGCGAGTGGCAGGTGTCCGTGACCCAGGCCTGCAACGGTCGCGAGGGCCTGGAGGCGCTGCGCCGGGGCTTGGGCAAGGTGGCGCTGCTGGACCTGACCATGCCGGTCATGGACGGTTACCAGGTGTTGAGCGCGGTACAGGAAGAAGGCATCGACGCGCAGATCATCGTCATCTCCGGCGATGTCCAGGAAGAAGCCGTGCGCCGCACCCGCGAGCTGGGCGCCCTGGCCTTTCTCAAGAAACCCTTCGACCCCCAGCAACTGCGTGCCCTGCTCAAGCAACTGCAACTGCTGGACAGCCCGCCGCCCAAGCACCCGATAGCGCCCTCGCCGGCCCCCCTGGTGACCTTTCGCGACGCCTTCCGGGAAACCGTAAACGTCTCCATGGGCTACGCCGCGGCGCTGATCGCCAAGGTCCTGGATGTGTTCGTGCACCTGCCGATTCCCCACGTCAACGTGCTCGAAGCCGGCGAATTGCAGATGCTCCTGGCGGACGCCAATCGTGCCCGGCAATTGACCGCCATCTGCCAGGGCTACATCGGCAGCGGCATTGCCGGCGAAGCCTTGCTGATGTTCTACGACTCGGAAGTGGCGGACATCGCCCAACTGATGGAACAAGGCACCGATCCCTACCAGGAAATGGAAGTGCTGATCGACCTGTCCAGCGTGTTGATCGGTGCCTGCCTGAGCAGCATCGCCGAACAGCTGGACGTGTTCTTTTCCGTGGGCCATCCCCAGGTTCTGGGGGAGCACACCACCATCGACGAATTGATCCTGCTCAACCAGCAACGCTGGAACCAGACCCAGGCGGTGGAGATCAGCTACAGCCTGGAGGAACAGAACATCCACTTCGACCTGTTGCTGCTGTTCACCGAGGACTCCATGGCCCTCCTGGAACAGAAACTCGCCTACCTGATGAGTTGA
- the nadE gene encoding ammonia-dependent NAD(+) synthetase — MSNPTQERIARELGIDRQLVRGGEAAEIARRVDFIQQVLRESGCSTLVLGISGGVDSLTAGRLCQLAVEQLRGAGHAARFIAMRLPYKSQADESDAQACLDFIGPDSISTCNIADSVDGMMSQVRIDGLQPSPALTDFAKGNVKARARMIAQYAVANFSNGLVVGTDHGAEALMGFFTKYGDGACDLAPLSGLTKTQVRLLADALGAPKHLVHKAPTADLEELAPGKLDETAYGCSYEEIDAYLMGEPVTDAVRHLIERAYLRTAHKRALPRAPASAGA, encoded by the coding sequence ATGAGCAACCCGACCCAAGAACGTATCGCCCGCGAACTGGGCATCGACCGGCAACTGGTGCGCGGTGGCGAGGCCGCCGAGATCGCCCGGCGCGTGGACTTTATCCAGCAAGTGCTGCGCGAGTCCGGTTGCAGCACCCTGGTGCTGGGCATCAGCGGCGGGGTGGATTCCCTGACCGCTGGCCGCCTGTGCCAGCTGGCGGTGGAGCAACTGCGCGGGGCAGGGCATGCGGCGCGTTTTATCGCCATGCGCCTGCCTTATAAAAGCCAGGCGGACGAAAGCGATGCCCAGGCGTGCCTGGACTTCATTGGCCCGGACAGCATCAGCACCTGCAACATTGCCGATAGCGTCGATGGAATGATGAGCCAGGTGCGGATCGACGGCTTGCAGCCTTCGCCGGCCCTTACGGATTTTGCCAAGGGCAACGTCAAGGCACGGGCGCGGATGATCGCCCAGTACGCGGTGGCCAACTTCAGCAACGGCCTGGTGGTGGGCACCGACCATGGCGCCGAGGCCCTGATGGGCTTCTTCACCAAGTATGGCGATGGCGCCTGCGACCTGGCGCCGCTGTCGGGCCTGACCAAGACCCAGGTGCGGCTGCTGGCCGATGCCCTCGGGGCCCCGAAGCATCTGGTGCACAAGGCCCCCACGGCGGACCTTGAGGAGCTGGCTCCGGGCAAGCTGGACGAAACGGCCTACGGTTGCAGCTATGAAGAAATTGACGCTTATCTGATGGGCGAGCCCGTCACCGACGCAGTGCGCCACCTGATCGAACGTGCCTACCTGCGCACGGCCCACAAACGCGCCTTGCCACGGGCGCCCGCGTCAGCCGGCGCATAG
- a CDS encoding LysR family transcriptional regulator — MDLFQAMSVYVKVVEAGNMTAAARECGMSTTMVGNHLRALEQRLGVRLLNRTTRRQRLTDFGSDYYQRCLAVLGLVADSERLAEQAQGEPTGTLRITAPLTFGTERLAPALSEFRQRCPQVKVELTLANQRFDLTDGTFDVAVRLGNLDNSSLIARRLQDYTLSICAAPEYLERCGTPQVPEDLQHHNCLAFAYPAGDEWSSTATQWPLRGPEGDVLIPVSGSLLTNTSSGLHHAARGGLGLVMMPDALVEEDLQQGRLVQVLQDYQLPFRTMHLLYAQDRYRLPKLRSFVEFALEKWGRQADSAASSIIAADKV; from the coding sequence ATGGATCTGTTCCAGGCGATGTCGGTGTACGTCAAGGTGGTGGAGGCGGGGAACATGACCGCCGCCGCCCGGGAATGCGGGATGTCCACCACCATGGTGGGCAACCACTTGCGGGCGTTGGAGCAGCGTCTCGGGGTACGCCTGCTCAATCGCACGACGCGACGCCAGCGCCTCACCGACTTCGGCAGCGACTATTACCAGCGCTGCCTGGCGGTACTGGGGCTGGTGGCGGATTCCGAGCGTCTGGCAGAACAGGCTCAGGGCGAGCCCACCGGCACCTTGCGCATCACCGCGCCGCTGACGTTTGGCACCGAGCGCCTGGCGCCGGCCCTCAGCGAGTTCCGGCAACGCTGTCCCCAGGTCAAGGTGGAACTGACCCTGGCCAACCAGCGTTTCGACTTGACCGACGGCACCTTCGATGTGGCCGTGCGCCTGGGCAACCTGGACAACTCCTCGCTGATCGCCCGGCGCCTGCAGGATTACACCCTGAGTATCTGCGCCGCGCCGGAGTACCTGGAGCGCTGTGGTACGCCGCAAGTCCCGGAAGACCTGCAGCACCACAACTGCCTGGCATTTGCCTACCCGGCCGGTGACGAATGGAGTTCCACCGCCACCCAGTGGCCGTTGCGCGGGCCCGAGGGCGATGTGCTGATTCCGGTGTCCGGCTCGCTGCTGACCAACACCTCGTCCGGCCTGCACCACGCAGCCCGGGGCGGCCTGGGGCTGGTGATGATGCCCGATGCGCTGGTGGAGGAGGACCTGCAGCAGGGCCGGCTGGTGCAGGTGCTGCAGGATTATCAATTGCCGTTTCGGACCATGCACCTGCTGTATGCCCAGGATCGCTACCGCCTGCCCAAGCTGCGCAGCTTCGTCGAATTCGCCCTGGAGAAGTGGGGGCGTCAGGCCGACTCTGCGGCTAGCAGCATCATCGCCGCCGACAAGGTATGA
- a CDS encoding DUF4174 domain-containing protein — MFIRSLTLATLLAVAGPVLAADNDGPLTQDLGKSRPLIVIAPSTVDPTLVSLKKSLEEPATRQAFNERNMVLYTVINTIGQRDGKDIDPQSTMALIRSLKLGAGAQTKVILVGKDGEKKLEHSGAIELKEVFTAVDQLPAAEKQAVAPAPAPEPEAKPANAKGAKAAKPAAAPKALDD, encoded by the coding sequence ATGTTCATTCGGTCATTGACCCTCGCTACTCTGCTCGCTGTCGCCGGACCTGTCCTGGCTGCCGACAACGATGGCCCACTGACCCAGGACCTGGGCAAATCACGGCCATTGATCGTGATCGCCCCCAGCACCGTCGACCCAACCCTGGTCAGCCTGAAAAAGTCCCTGGAAGAGCCGGCAACCCGTCAAGCCTTCAACGAACGCAACATGGTCCTGTACACGGTGATCAACACCATCGGCCAGCGCGATGGCAAGGACATCGACCCGCAATCCACCATGGCCCTGATCCGCAGCCTCAAGCTCGGCGCCGGGGCGCAGACCAAGGTGATCCTGGTGGGCAAGGACGGCGAGAAGAAGCTGGAGCACTCCGGGGCGATTGAGCTCAAGGAAGTCTTCACCGCCGTCGACCAGTTGCCGGCCGCGGAGAAGCAAGCCGTTGCGCCGGCCCCGGCTCCCGAGCCCGAAGCCAAGCCGGCCAACGCCAAAGGCGCCAAAGCGGCCAAGCCCGCCGCTGCTCCCAAGGCCCTGGACGATTGA
- the pncB gene encoding nicotinate phosphoribosyltransferase: MESAFDRNNGVIQSLLDTDYYTFTMMQAVLHQHPNVDVEYQFIVRSRESLVHLIPEIRQELEKLAGLQMREGEQRFLFNKRFREYLTPDFEQFLGLFRFNLRYIHVAAVDGQLSIRVRGPMLHCIMFEQPVLAMVSELRNRDKYPDVELEDVTRRLYQKFEWLEKNASREELAEFRVSDFSTRRRLSFKAQREVVKIMRSDFPGVFVGTSNAHLAYEFDLPLIGTMAHQWLMVHQQLGRLRESQNAALENWVHEYRGRLGIALTDCISTDFFLKDFDLYFAKLYDGLRQDSGDPILWADKVLARYRELGVDPRTKDLMFSDGLNFEKCLPILRHVRGQARFGFGMGTSLACDVEGVEPLSIVMKLVRVHGEPVVKFSDDPIKNVCEDPSFLRYAAQVFSVNLAHSPLEA, from the coding sequence ATGGAAAGTGCATTCGACCGTAACAACGGCGTGATCCAGAGCCTGCTGGACACCGACTACTACACCTTCACCATGATGCAGGCGGTGCTGCACCAGCACCCCAATGTCGACGTGGAATACCAGTTCATCGTGCGCTCCAGAGAGTCCCTGGTGCACCTGATCCCGGAGATCCGCCAAGAGCTGGAAAAGCTCGCTGGCCTGCAGATGCGCGAAGGCGAACAGCGCTTTCTGTTCAACAAGCGCTTTCGTGAATACCTGACTCCGGATTTCGAGCAGTTTCTCGGCCTGTTCCGCTTCAACCTGCGCTACATCCACGTGGCCGCCGTCGATGGCCAGCTGAGCATCCGTGTCCGTGGCCCGATGCTGCACTGCATCATGTTCGAGCAGCCGGTGCTGGCCATGGTCAGCGAGCTGCGCAACCGTGATAAGTACCCGGATGTGGAGCTGGAGGACGTCACCCGCCGGCTCTATCAGAAGTTCGAATGGCTGGAGAAAAACGCCAGCCGCGAGGAACTCGCCGAGTTCCGCGTCTCGGATTTCTCCACCCGCCGGCGCCTGTCGTTCAAGGCCCAGCGCGAAGTGGTGAAGATCATGCGCAGCGATTTCCCCGGAGTCTTCGTCGGCACCAGCAATGCCCACCTGGCCTATGAGTTCGACCTGCCGCTGATCGGCACCATGGCCCACCAGTGGTTGATGGTGCACCAGCAACTGGGCCGGCTGCGGGAAAGCCAGAACGCCGCCCTGGAGAACTGGGTGCACGAGTACCGCGGGCGCCTGGGCATTGCCTTGACCGACTGCATCAGCACCGATTTCTTCCTCAAGGATTTCGACCTGTACTTCGCCAAGCTCTACGACGGCCTGCGCCAGGATTCCGGCGACCCGATTCTCTGGGCCGACAAAGTCCTGGCCCGCTACCGCGAGCTGGGCGTTGACCCGCGGACCAAGGACCTGATGTTTTCCGATGGCCTGAACTTCGAGAAATGCCTGCCGATCCTGCGCCACGTGCGCGGCCAGGCCAGGTTCGGTTTTGGCATGGGCACCAGCCTGGCCTGCGACGTCGAAGGCGTCGAGCCACTGAGCATCGTGATGAAGCTGGTGCGGGTGCATGGTGAGCCGGTGGTGAAGTTCTCCGACGACCCGATCAAGAACGTCTGTGAAGACCCGTCGTTCCTGCGCTACGCGGCCCAGGTGTTCAGCGTCAACCTTGCCCACTCGCCCCTGGAGGCCTGA